The Bacteroides ovatus genomic interval GACGCTGTAGCAGCAGTGAGTACGACGTCGGCCATATCGATCACTTCCAGAGAGTTGTCCGGAAATTGAGTGGCTGATAATCTCATGGAAGAACCACCGGAACTTTCCATAGAATAACCGGCCATTGCTCCAACAGTGTGCCGGCCAAATGTCTTGTTGTAATGCAACACCCCTTGGAGAAGGAATTTATTACCACGTGATTCGGTACGACTTGCTGTCGTTCTGTAGCCTTCCACATCCGTCCGGTATTTGGTGATGGTGCTCGGTACGAAAGAACGGCTTTGGGCACTATTAAAATTATACGAACCGGTCACTTCTGCTTTAATGCCATTCCATATATCCGCTTTAATATAGGCAGATGAACTGAATTGCACCTTTTCTCCTTTGTTTTGTACATGTTCCATATAGGCAACAGGACTGATTTTGCTGGAACTGGTCCAACGATAGTAGCCGTAAGCCCCTGCACCGGTATAGATGCCATCTTCAGGTTCTGCAACCGGAGCCATGGTAAGTACGTTCGTTGCCTGACGGTCTTTACCATCTACACGTCCTCCTTCATTCCAACTGGCAGATGGTGCCAGATTAACTCCGACAGTAATCCGGTTGAATACTTTCGATTCTACATTGGCACGGAAATTCAAGCGCTTATAATTACTTTCGATAGCGATACCCTCCTGATCTGTGTATCCCATTGATACACGATATTTAGTGTTACCGCGACCACTTGAAAGAGAGAGTTGATAATTCTGTATCGGAGCCAGACGGAAGAATTCATCCTGCCAGTCAATCAATTTCAGATTGCCGTAACCGGGTTCTGTCCAGCGGGGGTCATTCAGGAAATAATAACTTTCCTTTCCACCGATCATTGCCAGACGGGTAGCGTAATCATCTTCAATCGTTGCCCCTTTACTCCCGTATTGAGAAATATATCTGTTATTATTATATGCGGTACGGAATTCAATCCATTCTTCGGGCGACAGTACATCTACTTTTCTTTCCAATGACTGAATACCGAAAGAGGCCTGGAACTGTACTCTCACTTTTTCATCAGTACCGGCTTGTTTGGTGGTAATCAAGACAACCCCATTGGCACCGCGGGAACCATAGATAGCCGATGAGGAAGCATCTTTTAATACTTCAATAGACTGTATGTCTCCGGGGTTGAGGCTACCGAGGTCATCGACAGGAATACCGTCTACTACATATAAAGGAGTAGCATCTGCGTTGATAGAAGCAGCTCCACGTACACGAATCTGTAATTCGGAACCCGGTTCACCGGTGGTGCTACGAACTTCCACACCTGCCAGTTGTCCTTGCAGGGAAGAAGCGATATTGGTTGATGCCCGGTCTTCCAGCTTTTCGGCATTTACTTTGGCGATAGCTCCGGTCACATTTCCTTTCTTGGCACTACCGTAGCCGATTGCTACGACTTCATCCAGTGCGATAGCGGATTCCGACAGTTTGATTTGCAGCGTTTTATCGGTAATGGTTACTGTTTGAGTGTTATATCCGATAAAAGACACTTCCAGCAGTTTGGCACTTTTGGGAGCGGAGAGTACGAATTTACCGTCTAAATCAGTAATCGTTCCTTTGGCGGTTCCTTTCACAGTGACGTTTGCACCGATAATCGGTTCATCTTTCTCATCTACGACTACACCTGTCACCGTCCGGTTTTGTGCGAACGACAGGGTAGATTGTACTACGAACAGAGTCATTAAAAGGAGATATTGAATCTTCCTTCCCAGACTGCCATTTCCATGCAAAATGTTTTTCATGTTAATATCTCTAAGTGATTAAATTAGTAAATAACGGAAGATGCAGACATGGTTTGTTTTTCCATTTGTCTGACTTCCTCTGCAAAGGAAGTGTATTAGGAGAAATTACGCTCAAGTATTCGTACGGAAAAGATGTAATTTCATACTAATTGCTAAAAAACACATTTGGCATTTGTACGCCACCCCCTATGAACGTACAAATATAGCCTTTTCAACGGATTGCCTTTATCTGTTCATACATCTGTTTGCCCAAATATTCGGCAGAATTTTGGTTGAAATGCAAACGGTCGCCCATCAATTCCGCATCCGACATGTCTATCAAATATGCGTTCTTATCTTCTTTAGCAAAACGTTTCATGGCGGCTTCCACTTCGCTGCCATACTGTTTGTTCTTCTTGGCTACCGTACCGAAAATAAAAGGTAGGTTGGAGTAATCTTTTCCTGTTTTTTCGCTTAGATGGTTGCGTACATAAGTGACTACTGCTTTCAGGTTTTCATAATATTTATCTCCATGTGCATGGTCACTTTCTCCCTGATGCCATAGGAATGCATCAATCTGATAACCGTTTTTCAACTTGGATAATGTATTGTCGATGCAGCCGTCTATGTCATTGATGAAGGACAGAAGTAAAGAACGTCCTTTCTCACTGGTTGCCGTATTATTTGCCAGCCATTCGGGATTTGCCGACCAATGAATTGATTTGTCCGAAGCATTGGAAGGCTCGATAGAAGTTCCGCCGATTGCCCATTTGATAACATAGAAAGGCTCTTGCCACCATTGTTCCAGCCAATAGTAGGTAATAGCATCGTACCCCCAGGTATTGGGTTTGGCTCTTCTTTTACTCTTAGGCCAGAAGGGACGGAATTTCCCGTCTGTACGGTTCTGGGCAATTCTGCAATACTTGTAGGCTCCTGTCGTAAAAGCCGTATCTGTTGCCATTGTTTTGATGTAATCCGGCAAACGGTCGTTGGGTACACGTCCGTCGGTATTCGATTGTCCGGCGGTGATAATCACATGGGCAGGTTCGTTGTTGCCCGCCATACAGTTGCAGCTGAATGCAAGTATGAAAAGGATCAGTAAATTCTTCATGATAGAAATATGCTTTATGATTTTATAAACTATGGAGGTAATAAAAAGTCCTCCTCACGTTTATTATCGCTCGGGAGGACTTCTTATCAAACTAACAATCGTGTGAGAAATCTAATACCTGTTGAGAACTATTTATTTGATTGTTTCGAGAAACTCTACTTCGATGATTCTTAACTGGTTTTTGCTGCTGCTTTTTTCCAGTTCCATTTTATTGGCGGCCTTAGCCTCTACTTCGATAATCTGTCCGAAAGCATCTTTGTCACTAGTGTTTCCTTTCAAGCGGATGGTTATCGTATTGGCACGTACGGGCTTTTCTATATTGAGATGAATATATCCCAGGCTTTTATCCGTGTTTCCGCTCCAAATCAAGGTGTTGCCGGCATATACTTCCAGCGGGTAACTTCGTGAACGCCATCCTTGCAGTTTGATGCATATATCGTCTATTTCGGCATCTCTTTCCAATGTATAGGTAATCCATGCAGTGCTTAGTTTGCCGTCATTCTTCCATTCGGTCAGTTCGATATCATCGTAGCTTTTTTCAGCATCATTATTGTTGGAACCGGCTTTTGCCGAAACGATTCGTACGCCCTTTTTGCTGTCTTTGTAAGAAGGGGTAGAAGGTGTTTCGCCTCTGTCCAGTCTGCCTTTCAAGGTAGACTGCGGAAGATAGGAACTCAAACCTCCAGTCACTTTTACAGGCACCGTTTCCAATGTGAGAGAGGCACTTGGAAGTCCTTTAGCCTGTGCTGTCAGAGTTACTTTTCCGGCAGTCGTCGTACTGCGGATCAGTGCGCGGTTGATACCACATTCTACCGGAAGGTTTGTATCAAGAATATGATTGTTTTCACCTTGAGCAATACCTCCGCGCCATTCCGCATGACCGTTGAGTGTGAACTGAACGGTGCGGTTGTCCAACGGACAGCGTTTTCCGTCTTTATCTACCACTTCTACCTGTATCAATGCCATATCCGCACCGTCTGCATGAAATCCTTCGGGGTTTTGGATAGCGGTAAGTTTCAGACTGGCAGGTTCACCGGCTGTATTTAGAGCATAGCGGCTGATTTCTTTCCCTGCTTTATTGTAGCTGACAGCTTCCAGCTTGCCCGGTTTGAAGGCTACGTTGTCGAAAGTAAAGAGAAAATTGTATTGGCGTTTGCCTTTACCCAGGGAGTTACCATTCAGGAAAAGTTCCACCTCTTCTCCAGTAGATACTACCTGCACAGGTTTTACCGTATTTTCCGGATAGTTCCAATGGCCGATGATGTAGGTCTGGTCTTTTTCCGTATCTACCCATCCGTCCCACATTACCTGATGTGCGTAGAAAGCATCTTTTTCGATACGCATCGCGTCCGTCACTCCACTTCTTCGGTAGTTTTCCGCACCCCGGTAATGAGTGTTAGTGTCGGAGAAGATAATTTTAGTACCGCCGGAGCTGACTCTGTTACCCGTTCCGGGACGCTCACGCCAATAATCATACCAGCGGGCTATCATGGTGATGGCAAGCTCATCTTGGTTGCGGTTATAGTCAGTGGCCGGTTGTCCTTTATAAAGTGGTCCGTCACCTTCTTTATGGAAAGGATAGCTGTATTCATCCCAGTACTTTCTTAAACCTTCGTCGCGGCAATATTCGGTCGCCCACATCGGATGATGTTCGCTTCTGTTAATGTACAGCATTTCGCCGCCGTATTCTGCTTCGCGGATATCCAACATTTCACGTGATCCGATGGCACGTCCGCCGAACGGGTCGTATTTGTCGCGGACAGCTTTCATTTCTATCATGTGTTCGCGGCTGATGGCTTTGTTGCCACATTCGTAGAACAGGATACTCGGATTATTACGGTTGTAGATAATCGCGTCTCGCATCAACTCTACCCGTTGTTCCCATTGACGTCCTTCACGGTCTTTTTCAGCATCTCCGGCAGGCATTGCCTGTATCAGACCTACACGGTCGCAGGATTCTACATCCTGTTTCCACGGAGTAACGTGCATCCAGCGAACCAGATTCGCGTTTCCTTTCACCATCAGGTCATTAGAGAAATCGCTCAACCAGGCAGGTACGGACAGGCCTACTGCCGGCCATTCGTTGCTGGTACGCTGTGCATATCCTTTCATTTGGATAATACGGTCGTTCAGCCATATCTTTCCTTCTGCAAAACGTGTCTTGCGGAAGCCGGTGCGGGTACTTACTTCATCGAATACCTGATTGTTGTCATCTTTCAGAGCGGTTTTTACCGTATACAAGTAACCATATCCCCAACTCCAGAAGTGAAGATTATGGAGGGTGGCGGATGCTTTTACCGTTTTAGTCTCTCCGGCTTTCAAAGTCACTTTATCACCTTGGAAAGTTTTCATTAGTTTGCCGTCTGCATCAAGTACACTCACTTGATAGCTGAATTGCCGGGGAGCTTTACTGTCATTTCTGACTTCCGATTCGGCATGAATCGTAGCTTTGCGTCCTTGGATGTCGAAGTCTTGGGCATAGACGTATACGCCTGTCGTTTTCAGGTTGCTATATAGGGGAAGAGTCTGATATACATTATCAGTAACGTACAAGAAGACGTTTTTAGGAATACCGCCATAGTTGGCATTGAAATTGCGGTCGTTCCACTGGAACTTAGAGTTAGTTCCTTCTTCTCTGTACATCCAGTCGTTGTCGGTGCGAACGGCAATCACGTTCTCACCCTCTTTGATATGTGGAGTCAGGTCGAACCCTACCGCCATAACACCATTTTCGTGTCTGCCCAGATAATGTCCGTTGAGATAGAAGTCTCCGCGTTGGCGTACTCCTTCAAATTCGACGAATACTTTCTGATTACTTTTCAGTTCCGGAATCCGGAAATTCTTGCGATACCATACCACTGTATCTGTCAATTGTTCGATGGAAAGTTTGAATGCTTCGTCTTCATTGAAGGCATGAGGCAAAGTCACTTGTTTCCATTTACTGTCGTCGAATTTTGCGTCTTTGGCTTTAGGAAAGTCTCCTATCCGCAGCTTCCATTCGCTGTTGAAATTGTATTTTTTGCGTTCGGATGCCTGTCCGTTGATGACAGACAGTGCAGTCAGCAGAAATACGAAAAGAAATAATTTGTGTTTCATGATAGTCTATTAAAATGTTCTGCTGCAAAGGAAGTACATTGAGAGAAAACATACATATACTACCGTACGGAAAGGATGTAATTTTTATCTCATGATGAAAAAAAGCGACTGGTATTTGTACACAATTTCAGATAATAGTACACATTCCCCGTTGATAGGAGAATGAGATACTATTATCTGCGGTTAGCACATGTTCTTTTTAAACATCCGTTTCATTCTCTTCTTCTTTTTCTTCGGAAGCTTGTTCTGTGTTCTCTGCCGTATCATTGGAAGCCGGAGCTTTACCACCGTTCTTCTGATAAACAGAAGGGGCTATTCCGAATTGATTCTTGAAGCATTTGCTGAAATAATAGGGATCGTTGATACCTACTTTGTAGGAAATCTCGGAAACAGTCAGGTCTTCGGTTAACAATAATTCCGCAGCTTTCTTCAAACGAATGACACGCAGGTATTCATTGGGAGAGTATCCGGTGACACCACGTACTTTCTTGTAGAATACGGTACGTCCCAATCCCATCAGGTTGGCATAGTCATCTACGGAAAATTCCGTTTCCACCATGTGCTCGTTCAGCATTTCATTCAGTTTTGCCAGGAATTTGCTGTCCTTGTTGTTCGTACAGATAGCCGCATGAACCATTCCCGGTTCGTTGGAGAATTTTTCACGCAGTTTGTCCCGCTGTTCGATCAGTTTGGAGATTCTGGCCAGTAATAAGGAGATGCTGAATGGTTTGGTGATATAAGCATCCGCGCCGGATTCGATACCTTCCAGATATTTTTCTTCCATATTGAGGGCGGTTAGCAGAATGATGGGAATGTGGCTGGTGGCAAATTCATTCTTTAATTTCTTGGTCACTTCGAATCCCGTCATACCCGGCATTAATACGTCGCAGATAATCAGATCTGCATCATAAGTTTGTGCACGTTCGAAGCCACTGATACCATCCGCTTCTGCCACTACTTCGAAGTAATGACTGATTTCTTCTTTCAGGAATTCGCGGACATCATTATCATCTTCAATGATTAATACTTTCCGCTTGTTCAACGGTACGGGAGGTGCTGCCTGTTCGTCCGTATTTTCGTCTGTGACAAACTCTTTATGGCGTTGTTTCTCTTCTTCAATCAATAACTGGTTAGGAACCAGGAAATCTTTTTCTTCATAAACACTGGCGTCCGTTGGTAGTTCGACGGTGAAGATGGAACCGCCGCCTTCATTCTCATTATAAGAAATCGTTCCTTTATGTATATTGATCAGACCGTATGTCAGATGAAGTCCGACGCCTACACTGCTGTGTGAGAAGCTGCTTTGCATAAAGCGTTTGAACAGTTCGGCACGCTTCTCTTTCGGGATGCCCAGTCCTGTGTCGATCACTTGTATGCAGAGCTGTTTCTTCTGTTCCTGTACGTCTACTTTGAATATAATCTTTCCGTTGGAAGGAGTATATTTAAAAGCGTTGGAGAGCAGGTTATAGATCACTTTATCAAGATTCCCCTTATCCACAGGCATCTTGTAAGAGTTCTGTGAGGGCTCGAAACGGAAATCCATGTTTTTGGATTCGCTGACGTCCTTGAAACTAAGGAATATCTCATAGCAGAAAGCGACAACATCCGTTTCCTCCAGGGAGAGGGCGAGTTTGTTTTTCTGCATTTTCCGGAATTCCAGTAGTTGGTTGATAAGCCTCAACATTCGTTTCGTGCTCTTGTCCATGATCTTCAGGGAGTGTTGCATATCCTTGGAGTGGTTTCCCATGTTGACAATTCTTTCCAAAGCACCTTGAATCAGTGTCAACGGAGTGCGGAATTCATGAGAGATGTTGGTAAAGAATTCCAGTTTATACTCCGTCAACTGGTTTTCTACAGCGATACGGTTACGCAGCGCATTGAAATTTCTGATAATACGGAAACTGAAGTAACCCGCTATGGCTATTAGAATGGCATAGATCAGGTAAGCCCATCCGGTTTTCCAGAAAGGAGGAGCTATTACGATTTCCATCACATTTTCTTCTCCCCAGATACCGGCGGCGTTGCAGGCTTTCACATGTAGTTCATATTTGCCCGGAGGCAGATTCCGGTAAGTGGCAAAGTTCAGGCTGGAGGGCGAACTCCATTCCGTATCGTATGGAGGAAGACTGTAAGAGTATTTGGATACCCCGTCCAGATAGTTGAAGGTAGAGAAAGAGATCGTGAGTGAACTCTGATAATATTTCAGGTTCAGTTCGTTGATGTAAGGCATTGCTTCTTGTAAAGGCGAATCCTCCACTCCCGGAAGCATGTGCGCACCGTTGATTTGAAGTCCGGTGAAGATAACGGAGGCAGGCTTGTCCAACGTCTCTATCTTGTTGGCATCCAGTACTACCAAGCCATAGTTTGTTCCGAACAATAATTTGCCGTCATTGCTGACGCAAGCGGTGTTTTCACTATATACATTTCCTAAAGTGTAGGAAGAGAAAAAGTAATTTTCTATCTGTTTGGTAGCCGGGGTGAAACGGGAGATGCCATATTCGGTTGCAATCCACATTTTATGGTCCTTATTCTGGACAATGGATTGTACGACTGCATTGGATAATCCGTCTTTTATATCATAGCAATCGAAAGTCAGGTGTTGATAGCTGTCTCCCGGGTGGCAGACTGCGAATCCGGCCCCGGAAGTACCAATCCACATATTACCTTTATCATCGTTCATCAAACAACGGATCTCGTTGCTGGGGAATGTGCCGTTGGCATGATTGTAAATCACGTAATTCTTGGGTGATGCAATCAGTGAATCCGGATGGAAGATATAAATACCGTTGTTCGTGCCTACCCACATGCGTCCGTTCTTGTCCTCTTCGATGACACGGATGCGTTTTTCACCGTAGTTGTCTTGTAAGAAGTGTTTGAACTGGTAGCCGTCGGTAGTTTTAATTGCTAAATTTAATCCTCCACCGAAAGTGCCTAGCCACATACGTCCTTTTCTATCGCGATAAATGGAGTAAACCTGGTCGTTGGATAGAGAGTTAGCGTTTCTGGGGTCATTCTTATACCATTTGTTTGCGCCGATGCGAAGGCCGATCCCTCTCATTCCCAGCCATAAGTTGCCTTCCTGATCTTCGTTCATGCTGTAAACGTTATGGGTGAAGTCCTCTTGCCGGATCACTTTGGTCAGGGCAGAGTTGTATTCGTAAAGGCTACCCATGCGGTTGGCCATGTAGATATTGCCGTTTTGAGTCTGAAAGAGCATGCGGATGGTATTCGAGCGGTCGGAACTGTTTTCACCGCTGGGATGAATACGCTGTGTTCCTTTGTTCAGAATTTCCAAATGAGATAAACCCGAGAATTCGGAGCTTACCCAGATACCTCCGGAACGGTCTTCCATTACAAATTGAAGATAGTTGGAGTTGATGTGGCTGGATTGATTGACTTCGAATGTGAAGTGTTGCAGGTTACCCGTCGATAATTCATAAGCGTAAAGCCCGTTGCCGTAAGTCGATATCCAGAGAATGTCCCGTGAGTCGTGTACGATGCTGTAACGTTCCACATCGATGTAACCGATATGTTTGGAGGAAAGGAACTGGAAAGGTTTGATTTTGCCGGTGGTTATATCGACGTACCATAAATTGCCCGTATAGTTATGTACCCATACATTTTTCTTATTGTCCCTGGTGACAGCGCCATTTTTGATATTCAGTTCCGAGTAACGACTTAGTTTACCGGTCGGAATATCCAGTATATAGCTGCCGTTGACGGTAAACAATACCCATTTATCCTGCAAGAGGAAGTTGCCTGTGACGTGGCCTATATCATCAAAGCCCTCGGCTAACGACGCAACCTTTTCCAGCTTGTCCGTGGAATAGGTATGACGGTAGATTTCATTTTTATCGGTAATGATACAAGTGTATTTATCATAAGAAATGATGTGTTCCCAGTTCTGTTGTTGCGGGTCGAGGTTGTTCGTTTTACCATTCTGATACTTCAATAACCCTTTGTCCGTACCAATCCAGACTTCTCCTTTTGCACTTTCCAGAACGAATTGTACTTTATCGGAAGGCAGGTTGCCTGATTTCTCTTTATACGCTTGCGATGAAAATTTGCCGTCCTGATAAACGACTCTGCGGCAACCGTTTTGATTATGCCATAACCAAATAGAGTTGTCGGAAAGGATAATGAATTTGGAATAGTTTTCCTTGTATTCCCCATTTCCGGTGAAATCTACAAAACAGCCATGACGCAAATCATAGCAACTGATAAAAGAAGAAATTGTTGAAATCCACATGAAGCCGTTCGGGTCTTCTTCCATGCTTCGGATGCGGGAATCGGCTAATGAGAGCGGGTTATTTATATCCGGATAGATATTGACGAAAGAATTGCCGTCATAATAACTTAATCCGTTGAGAGTTCCCAGCCAGATAAATCCTTTACTGTCCTGCATCATATAGCGGGTCGAATTATTTGCTAATCCATCTCCGGTAGTCAGCTTATTGGAGCGAATTTCCACGGAGGCCGACAGTGGATAGAGATAAAGCAATAAAAGCGATAATATAAGGAATGTATTCTTCTTCATAGTGGATTTATATGTGTTATATGCAGGCAAAGATAGTTATTTCTTTGGATTTTAAACAAATCTGCCCTTCGTATAGTAAAATACCAAGGGCAAGAGATGTGTATTTGTGGTTGGCGCTGATACTTTTAGTATAACACTTACTTGATTTGATATCCTCTGAAAGTACCTTTCATCTTTATAAGGTCCGGTCCGAAATAGAATCCCGGTTGTGTTGGCTGGTTATAGCCTACATTTTGGGTAGCGATACTGATTCTGTATATCGGTTCTTCAAGGAAGGTGTGGAATCTGTATTCGGTCGGGATAGTCGATACGTAGAGCCGGAGAGAAGCGTTGTCCTCGGAGCGTACGAGTACTTCTTCCCGCCAGTCGCCTATAATGTCACCTTGCAGACAAGGATTCGATTTCGTTCCATTGTTGAAAAGAGTTCCTGTGAATTTGACAAGCGGAACAAACTTTTTATTTTCCCAGTCGTATTTAATAATCATGCTTCTATCCAGTAGTTCGCGCAATAGGTCTCCATCCCACCAGACAGCCATATTGGTCGGCATATTTCTCATTTTGGGGGCTATGATTTCTCCTTTTACGTTTCGAATACCTTGTGAATCTCCTGACCACATTTCCACACCCGGATGAGTCGGGTCAATGTCGGCGGCCATACAACGTCCTACATCGGTATTGCTTTTTAGCTGCAACAACACTTCTCCCGTTGCAGCATCTCTATAAGTGGAGCCGTCACGTTTGTTTTCATGGCAGTCCCACACTTGCAGACCTTTTCGTGAAGGGTCAAAATGTGTCAGGTGGATGGCGTCTCCATGTCCCATTCGGGTAGAATAAAGTCCTTTGCCGTTGTGGTCGATAGCACAGGAACCGTAAATGATTTCGTCGCATCCATCACCATCCACATCGCCTACACGCAGATTGTGGTTTCCTTGTCCGGCGTACTGCTCACATCCGGGATGGTTGCTGTCGAATACCCAACGGTTCTTCAGTTCTTTTCCGTTCCAGTCGAAGGCAGCCAGAACAGTACGCGTGTAGTAGCCTCGGCACATGACAACACTTGGGTGTACTCCGTCAAGATAGGCTACACAAGCCAGGAAGCGGTCGCTTCGGTTACCTTTTGCGTCTCCCCAGTCGGCAACGTTGCCGCGGGCAGGGATATAGTCGATGGTATGTAAGGCTTCACCGGTGTCTCCAGAAAAAACAGTCAGGTATTCTTTGCCTTTCAGAATACGTCCTTGTTTCATTATCTGATTTCTGCTGGGATCGAAAGTTCCCTCTTCGCGATAGTCTGCATTTGCATCTCCTATCACTTTCCCTTTGCTGTCTATTGTTCCGTCGGCAGTCCGCATCACTACTTCCGCTTTGCCGTCACCATCCAGATCGTACACCATGAATTGAGTATAATGAGCTCCTGCACGTATGTTTTTACCCAAGTTGATACGCCATAGTTGTTCTCCGTTCATTCGGTAACAATCGATGTATACTTCGCCTGTATAGCCTTCATGTGCATTGTCGTGTGAATTGCTGGGGTCCCATTTGAGGATAATTTCGTATTCGCCGTCACCGTCTACGTCACCGATGGAAGCATCATTGGGACTGTACGTGTAGGTATCACCTGCCGGAGTTATTCCGTCCGCCGGTTTTTGCAGGGGAATTTCCAGATAGCCGAGAGGCGCGTTTTCCGGGAGTGTGTATGTACCGTCAATGTGATGCGTCTCCTTGCCTTTTAGAACAGGACGTACTTCGTAAACAGCCGTTTTCTGACTGTTATTCTTATCACGGAACAAGGTGCTGACTGTGATGGGAGTGTCTGTCAGTTTCTTCCCGTCTCTGTACACATTGAAACCGGTCTGTATCGGATCGGAAGAAAGATACCTCCACGAAACGATTACTTCTGAAGGGTTTTCGCGAATGGCAACTACGCCGCGGTTTAGTTTCTCCCGTTGTAACTTTGAGTAGTTATAACCAGGTTGTGCTGTCATTGTTGCAACAGGCAGCAACATGAATATGCACAATAGATAAATTGCAATTCTTCTCATATTTGTTTCATCGGTTTGGACCTTATTATATTTATTCACTCGCAAAATTACTCCTTTTTTGAATGTATGAAATGGAGAAATGTACAAAGACTATATACAATTGTGCACCCTTTCAAATTAATTGTCCGTATGATATAATATTCTATCTTTTGCGTACATCCGTCCATTACCTCTTTGATGATATGCGATAATTTTGCAACATGAACTAAAAGAAGTAATTATGAAGTATCTTTTATCTATTGTACTATTGGCCTTGATTGGTGTTACAACTCCGAAAAAGACAACTCCCGCTTATGATTGGGGAAGTGTGTCTGCAAAGCCGGATTTATCGTGGGCCGATCAGGTGGGGGCGCAGAGGACTCCGAAAAACACAGAATGGGATGCCGGAAAGTTCGGGTTGCGGAATGACACTTCCGTATTTAGTACTCCTGCTATCCAGGCCGCTATTGATGCTTGTCACCAACAGGGAGGAGGCACGGTAGTTGTTGCCCCGGGGTATTATAAAATAGGTGCTTTGTTTATCAAGAGTGGTGTGAACCTGCATCTTAGTAAAGGTACTACCTTGCTTGCGAGTGATAATATTCAGGACTATCCGGAATTTCCTTCCCGCATTGCCGGTATCGAAATGACATGGCCTTCGGCTGTTATCAATATAATGGATGCGGAAAATGCCGCTCTTACGGGGGAAGGCTTTATCGATTGCCGCGGAAAAGTATTCTGGGATAAATATTGGGCGATGCGGGAGGAATATGAGAAGAAGAATCTGCGCTGGATTGTGGATTATGATTGCAAGCGGGTGAGGGGAGTACTGGTTTCCAACAGCAAGCATATCACGTTGAAAGACTTTACGTTGGTGCGTACGGGATTCTGGGCTTGTCAGATTTTGTATTCGGATCATTGTTCGGTGAGCGGACTTACTATTAATAATAATGTAGGAGGTCACGGACCAAGTACGGATGGCATTGATATTGATTCATCCACCAATATTCTGGTAGAAAACTGTGATGTGGATTGCAACGATGATAATATTTGTATTAAGGCAGGGCGTGACGCGGATGGACTGCGTGTGAATCGTCCGACGGAGAATGTGGTGGTTC includes:
- a CDS encoding two-component regulator propeller domain-containing protein, encoding MKKNTFLILSLLLLYLYPLSASVEIRSNKLTTGDGLANNSTRYMMQDSKGFIWLGTLNGLSYYDGNSFVNIYPDINNPLSLADSRIRSMEEDPNGFMWISTISSFISCYDLRHGCFVDFTGNGEYKENYSKFIILSDNSIWLWHNQNGCRRVVYQDGKFSSQAYKEKSGNLPSDKVQFVLESAKGEVWIGTDKGLLKYQNGKTNNLDPQQQNWEHIISYDKYTCIITDKNEIYRHTYSTDKLEKVASLAEGFDDIGHVTGNFLLQDKWVLFTVNGSYILDIPTGKLSRYSELNIKNGAVTRDNKKNVWVHNYTGNLWYVDITTGKIKPFQFLSSKHIGYIDVERYSIVHDSRDILWISTYGNGLYAYELSTGNLQHFTFEVNQSSHINSNYLQFVMEDRSGGIWVSSEFSGLSHLEILNKGTQRIHPSGENSSDRSNTIRMLFQTQNGNIYMANRMGSLYEYNSALTKVIRQEDFTHNVYSMNEDQEGNLWLGMRGIGLRIGANKWYKNDPRNANSLSNDQVYSIYRDRKGRMWLGTFGGGLNLAIKTTDGYQFKHFLQDNYGEKRIRVIEEDKNGRMWVGTNNGIYIFHPDSLIASPKNYVIYNHANGTFPSNEIRCLMNDDKGNMWIGTSGAGFAVCHPGDSYQHLTFDCYDIKDGLSNAVVQSIVQNKDHKMWIATEYGISRFTPATKQIENYFFSSYTLGNVYSENTACVSNDGKLLFGTNYGLVVLDANKIETLDKPASVIFTGLQINGAHMLPGVEDSPLQEAMPYINELNLKYYQSSLTISFSTFNYLDGVSKYSYSLPPYDTEWSSPSSLNFATYRNLPPGKYELHVKACNAAGIWGEENVMEIVIAPPFWKTGWAYLIYAILIAIAGYFSFRIIRNFNALRNRIAVENQLTEYKLEFFTNISHEFRTPLTLIQGALERIVNMGNHSKDMQHSLKIMDKSTKRMLRLINQLLEFRKMQKNKLALSLEETDVVAFCYEIFLSFKDVSESKNMDFRFEPSQNSYKMPVDKGNLDKVIYNLLSNAFKYTPSNGKIIFKVDVQEQKKQLCIQVIDTGLGIPKEKRAELFKRFMQSSFSHSSVGVGLHLTYGLINIHKGTISYNENEGGGSIFTVELPTDASVYEEKDFLVPNQLLIEEEKQRHKEFVTDENTDEQAAPPVPLNKRKVLIIEDDNDVREFLKEEISHYFEVVAEADGISGFERAQTYDADLIICDVLMPGMTGFEVTKKLKNEFATSHIPIILLTALNMEEKYLEGIESGADAYITKPFSISLLLARISKLIEQRDKLREKFSNEPGMVHAAICTNNKDSKFLAKLNEMLNEHMVETEFSVDDYANLMGLGRTVFYKKVRGVTGYSPNEYLRVIRLKKAAELLLTEDLTVSEISYKVGINDPYYFSKCFKNQFGIAPSVYQKNGGKAPASNDTAENTEQASEEKEEENETDV
- a CDS encoding rhamnogalacturonan lyase, producing MRRIAIYLLCIFMLLPVATMTAQPGYNYSKLQREKLNRGVVAIRENPSEVIVSWRYLSSDPIQTGFNVYRDGKKLTDTPITVSTLFRDKNNSQKTAVYEVRPVLKGKETHHIDGTYTLPENAPLGYLEIPLQKPADGITPAGDTYTYSPNDASIGDVDGDGEYEIILKWDPSNSHDNAHEGYTGEVYIDCYRMNGEQLWRINLGKNIRAGAHYTQFMVYDLDGDGKAEVVMRTADGTIDSKGKVIGDANADYREEGTFDPSRNQIMKQGRILKGKEYLTVFSGDTGEALHTIDYIPARGNVADWGDAKGNRSDRFLACVAYLDGVHPSVVMCRGYYTRTVLAAFDWNGKELKNRWVFDSNHPGCEQYAGQGNHNLRVGDVDGDGCDEIIYGSCAIDHNGKGLYSTRMGHGDAIHLTHFDPSRKGLQVWDCHENKRDGSTYRDAATGEVLLQLKSNTDVGRCMAADIDPTHPGVEMWSGDSQGIRNVKGEIIAPKMRNMPTNMAVWWDGDLLRELLDRSMIIKYDWENKKFVPLVKFTGTLFNNGTKSNPCLQGDIIGDWREEVLVRSEDNASLRLYVSTIPTEYRFHTFLEEPIYRISIATQNVGYNQPTQPGFYFGPDLIKMKGTFRGYQIK